Proteins from a genomic interval of Poecile atricapillus isolate bPoeAtr1 chromosome 1, bPoeAtr1.hap1, whole genome shotgun sequence:
- the ATP5MJ gene encoding ATP synthase subunit ATP5MJ, mitochondrial, producing the protein MVQNMIPKALRPMKFYFSTVYQEIWVGVALTAYAYYKISYGGKKSSGNKSSGSGHH; encoded by the exons ATGGTGCAGAACATGATTCCAAAGGCATTGAGACCTATGAAATTCTACTTCTCTACTGTGTATCAAGAAATATGGGTTGGTGTAGCATTAACAGCTTATGCCTACTACAAGATTTCATATGGGG gcaAAAAATCATCAGGAAATA AGTCCTCTGGTTCTGGCCATCATTAA